The proteins below come from a single Bdellovibrionales bacterium genomic window:
- a CDS encoding FtsX-like permease family protein, whose translation MNPAKIAYLHLIRKKFSSLIVLLGIVLAVATSGILLRLYSLSNERFASLINTGDAIIGAKSGALDLLLGMLNFEGDYPESIPMNLYTTLKNQESLHFEDKATVNANFIRGVFPFALVAKTDEFRVYTTTSDFFAFKEKDLPELETGNAPSLAGQVVVGSQVASRLKLKVGDSLPARVWVGGEPAPENSQTLQVVGIFKATDKAWDRIVLGSWETADKIFNDNSLLFRTPWGTKVMNFMLVYLKEGGFPHLESLINRRTVAQMVSVGEGYRKLNELTGTGRELGLLVAAIIILLGFSSVASMMMGRFESMNVQLAVLRALGYSKSDLFKVLLYEALYLAVLACLLGALIDASVFPWLRSLLGANLPGEDIVSMPIWTSWPVWLAVIAGNIISVLYPIWRISKQNIHTSLRSI comes from the coding sequence ATGAATCCGGCAAAGATTGCGTATTTGCACCTCATTCGAAAAAAGTTTTCTAGTTTGATCGTTCTATTGGGGATTGTGCTGGCGGTGGCGACCAGTGGGATTTTGCTGCGTTTATATTCTTTGAGCAACGAGCGCTTTGCGAGCCTTATTAACACAGGCGATGCGATCATTGGGGCTAAATCGGGCGCTTTGGACTTGCTTTTGGGAATGCTGAACTTTGAAGGTGACTATCCAGAGTCTATTCCGATGAATCTCTATACGACTCTCAAGAACCAAGAGAGCCTGCATTTTGAAGACAAGGCCACCGTCAATGCGAACTTCATCCGCGGAGTATTTCCTTTCGCGCTGGTGGCAAAGACGGATGAATTCCGCGTTTACACGACTACGAGTGATTTTTTTGCTTTTAAAGAAAAAGATTTGCCGGAGCTTGAAACCGGAAATGCCCCGTCGCTTGCGGGGCAAGTCGTGGTGGGTTCTCAGGTGGCCTCGCGCTTAAAATTAAAAGTCGGTGATTCTCTTCCGGCCCGCGTTTGGGTTGGAGGCGAGCCCGCTCCTGAAAATTCGCAAACGTTGCAGGTCGTAGGGATTTTTAAAGCAACGGATAAAGCCTGGGATCGCATTGTTCTTGGCAGTTGGGAAACTGCGGATAAGATTTTTAACGACAACTCATTGTTGTTCCGCACTCCTTGGGGCACGAAGGTGATGAATTTCATGCTTGTCTATCTTAAGGAGGGGGGATTTCCGCATTTAGAAAGTTTGATTAATCGCCGAACCGTTGCGCAGATGGTTTCTGTCGGCGAAGGTTATCGCAAACTCAACGAGCTGACGGGAACAGGCCGTGAGCTCGGGCTTTTGGTGGCGGCGATTATTATTCTTTTGGGATTTAGCTCGGTGGCTTCGATGATGATGGGGCGTTTTGAGAGCATGAATGTTCAGCTCGCGGTTTTGCGTGCCCTCGGATACTCGAAGAGTGATTTGTTTAAAGTTTTGCTTTATGAAGCGCTGTATTTGGCAGTTTTAGCTTGTTTATTGGGGGCCTTGATCGATGCTTCGGTCTTCCCGTGGTTGCGCTCATTGTTAGGTGCCAATCTACCGGGAGAGGACATTGTCTCTATGCCAATATGGACGAGCTGGCCGGTGTGGCTCGCAGTCATTGCAGGAAACATCATTTCGGTGCTCTATCCCATTTGGCGGATTTCGAAACAAAACATTCACACAAGCCTGAGAAGCATTTAA
- a CDS encoding ATP-binding cassette domain-containing protein, whose protein sequence is MDIELRGIEVASLFKFSHLSIPANEKVLIYGPSGSGKTSLLHLIGGLWKPTRGEVFCDGQNLCTLSDLELSEFRKNKIGFVFQKMNLLEHMTCAENLELVTNKLGENAESVLKKVGLSDKLHVRAGNLSLGEQQRLAVVRVLLQNPAVILADEPTSSLDEANAKKVMELLLETSQKKTLIVVSHDSRLQKYFGRNLNFAELVQ, encoded by the coding sequence ATGGATATTGAGCTTCGTGGCATTGAAGTCGCATCTTTGTTTAAATTCAGCCATCTTTCTATTCCGGCAAATGAGAAGGTCCTTATCTATGGCCCCAGTGGCAGCGGTAAAACGAGCCTATTGCATCTGATCGGCGGCCTCTGGAAACCGACTCGCGGAGAAGTTTTTTGTGATGGACAAAATCTCTGTACTCTGAGTGACCTTGAACTCAGTGAGTTTCGTAAAAACAAAATCGGCTTTGTTTTTCAGAAAATGAATCTGCTTGAACACATGACGTGTGCCGAGAATCTCGAGCTTGTGACGAATAAGCTAGGCGAAAATGCCGAGAGTGTTCTTAAAAAAGTGGGGCTCAGTGACAAGCTTCATGTCAGAGCGGGGAATCTGAGTCTCGGAGAACAACAGCGTTTAGCGGTGGTTCGCGTTCTTTTACAGAACCCGGCGGTGATTTTAGCCGATGAGCCAACTTCGAGTCTTGATGAAGCCAATGCAAAAAAAGTCATGGAGCTGTTGCTCGAGACTTCGCAGAAGAAAACACTCATTGTTGTGAGTCATGACAGCCGTTTGCAGAAGTATTTCGGTCGCAATCTGAATTTCGCGGAGTTAGTTCAATGA
- a CDS encoding GNAT family N-acetyltransferase, with the protein MEFSCKIPFELTIAPYRLRTIQNSDELNAVLELRKLCFNADIDKMQFDLAADHLIVEDIEKKILCGTYRLTHSDFSTHFECEEDFEIPAFLEKNEAKLELAWACIHPEYRNGTIVSLLWRGITEVIKIRSAKYIFGTTSIKGEPEDIARIQDALQGKELPFPVLPRRSHVRKILPLDADTGLSTSSASWRRLLPGLLRAYLMAGALVCAQPSYDIDLNCYDFMTVIDVDQATDSLIHHYNL; encoded by the coding sequence ATGGAGTTTAGCTGTAAAATTCCCTTCGAACTCACCATTGCACCTTATCGGCTGAGAACGATCCAAAACTCTGATGAATTAAACGCGGTCCTTGAGCTTCGCAAGCTATGCTTTAACGCCGACATCGACAAAATGCAGTTCGACCTCGCCGCCGACCACTTGATTGTCGAGGACATTGAAAAGAAAATTCTCTGTGGCACTTACCGTCTGACCCATTCCGACTTTAGCACCCATTTCGAATGCGAAGAAGACTTCGAGATCCCCGCTTTCTTAGAAAAAAATGAAGCGAAGCTCGAGCTTGCCTGGGCCTGCATCCATCCAGAGTACCGTAACGGAACGATCGTGAGCCTGCTTTGGCGAGGAATCACCGAGGTCATAAAAATTCGCTCAGCAAAATACATCTTCGGCACCACCAGCATTAAAGGTGAACCCGAAGACATTGCACGCATTCAAGATGCTCTTCAAGGCAAGGAGCTACCATTCCCGGTTCTTCCGCGCCGAAGTCATGTGAGAAAAATTCTTCCGTTGGATGCCGATACAGGCCTGAGCACTTCCAGCGCTTCATGGCGAAGGCTGCTCCCGGGACTTCTCAGAGCCTACTTAATGGCAGGCGCCCTCGTTTGTGCCCAGCCCAGCTACGATATTGACCTGAATTGTTATGACTTCATGACCGTGATCGATGTCGATCAAGCGACAGATTCTTTAATTCATCATTACAATTTATAA
- a CDS encoding glycosyltransferase family 25 protein, with product MDLNKTLRSQFNTQIENAYIIRISGNRESVRLSERCAASCEKSGMPYQFFEGIDGTSGQLVVPPSLQSCTALTWLKAVDHELSVTEIACVLSHFALWVKCLELDQPIVILEHDAIMVKAFRDFQAFNQIIYLGGSEQVTKGWPVLPIPPHATLNHNYHFICRAHAYAIDPAMAKNLVSHVVKFGVHEALDIMMRADLFSIVQMGLYAYDEGGETTIVDRKKTPAGIER from the coding sequence GTGGATCTTAATAAAACTCTGCGTAGCCAGTTTAATACTCAAATCGAAAACGCCTATATCATCAGAATTTCGGGGAATCGTGAGTCTGTCAGACTTTCAGAGCGGTGCGCGGCTTCGTGTGAAAAGTCCGGAATGCCGTATCAATTTTTTGAAGGTATCGATGGCACCAGCGGCCAGTTGGTTGTTCCACCGTCGTTGCAGTCTTGCACTGCACTTACGTGGTTGAAGGCTGTGGATCATGAGCTTTCGGTGACTGAGATCGCGTGTGTTCTTTCGCATTTTGCCTTGTGGGTAAAGTGTCTTGAGCTCGATCAGCCGATTGTGATTCTTGAGCATGATGCGATCATGGTAAAGGCTTTCCGCGATTTTCAGGCATTTAATCAGATCATTTATCTTGGCGGTTCTGAGCAGGTCACAAAAGGCTGGCCAGTTTTGCCGATCCCGCCCCATGCAACGCTCAATCATAATTATCATTTTATTTGCCGCGCTCATGCGTATGCGATTGATCCCGCCATGGCGAAAAATCTGGTTTCACATGTGGTTAAATTCGGCGTTCATGAAGCTTTGGATATCATGATGCGAGCGGATCTCTTTTCGATTGTTCAGATGGGGCTTTATGCCTATGACGAAGGCGGCGAAACCACCATTGTCGACCGTAAGAAAACTCCAGCCGGAATTGAGCGCTAA
- a CDS encoding cysteine--tRNA ligase, whose product MLRIHNTESRKLENFEPLEPGKVKIYVCGPTVYNFLHVGNFRGVVFFNLVRNWLEALGYKVEYALNFTDVDDKIIEAANAQGVDPQALAEKYIVEYKKDFASLGLRPHDHNPKVTESMDEIRSIVTRLIENKKAYVADGDVLYSIEAFPSYGKLSGRNVEDLQAGARVEIDPKKKSPMDFALWKGAKPGEPSWSSSWGPGRPGWHIECSAMVEKVFGDQIDIHGGGTDLIFPHHENEIAQSEGCTGKHYVKYWMHWHMLNFGNQKMSKSLGNFITMREFLERYNSEIYKWMILSVHYRSTSDFSDDAVDRAVSNLARIYSAMAVAESLLAGQKATPDAGFEKITQEAWTKVTEALNDDFGTPNAVAALFEVVRQFNNQVKRGIKANAAVLGKAQSFIDFVHKVGKLMAMFQEPADSFLLKLDNMLLEKMSIQRADVDAVVAERSQARANKDFAKSDELRKKLTDMGISVSDTPEGSFWEVTK is encoded by the coding sequence ATGCTTCGTATACACAACACCGAGTCCAGAAAGTTAGAAAACTTTGAGCCGCTTGAACCGGGCAAAGTGAAAATCTACGTCTGCGGACCGACGGTTTATAACTTCCTGCATGTCGGAAATTTCCGTGGGGTTGTGTTCTTTAATCTGGTTCGCAACTGGCTCGAGGCCCTCGGTTATAAAGTCGAGTACGCTCTGAATTTTACGGACGTTGATGACAAGATTATCGAAGCGGCGAACGCTCAAGGTGTGGATCCTCAGGCGCTTGCTGAAAAATACATCGTTGAATACAAGAAGGACTTTGCCTCTTTAGGTTTGCGTCCGCATGATCACAACCCAAAAGTGACCGAGAGCATGGATGAAATCCGCTCGATCGTGACTAGATTGATTGAAAATAAGAAAGCCTACGTTGCTGATGGTGATGTGCTTTACTCGATCGAAGCGTTTCCGTCCTACGGAAAGCTCAGTGGTCGTAATGTTGAGGATTTGCAAGCCGGTGCACGTGTTGAGATCGATCCAAAGAAGAAAAGCCCGATGGATTTCGCTCTATGGAAGGGGGCAAAGCCAGGGGAGCCTTCTTGGTCGTCATCTTGGGGGCCGGGGCGTCCCGGCTGGCACATTGAGTGCTCGGCGATGGTTGAAAAAGTTTTTGGTGATCAGATCGATATTCATGGCGGCGGGACTGATTTGATCTTCCCGCATCACGAAAATGAAATCGCTCAAAGTGAAGGTTGCACAGGCAAACATTACGTGAAGTACTGGATGCACTGGCACATGTTGAATTTCGGCAATCAAAAAATGTCGAAGTCCCTCGGAAACTTCATCACTATGCGTGAGTTCTTAGAGCGTTATAACTCTGAGATCTATAAATGGATGATTTTGTCAGTACACTATCGTTCAACAAGCGATTTTAGTGACGATGCTGTCGATCGCGCGGTTTCAAACTTGGCGCGCATTTACTCTGCAATGGCGGTGGCGGAAAGTCTGCTTGCCGGGCAGAAGGCGACGCCGGATGCGGGCTTTGAAAAGATCACGCAAGAGGCTTGGACTAAAGTAACTGAAGCCTTGAATGATGACTTTGGCACTCCGAATGCGGTTGCGGCGTTGTTTGAAGTGGTTCGCCAGTTCAACAACCAAGTAAAGCGTGGGATTAAAGCAAACGCAGCGGTGTTGGGTAAGGCCCAGAGCTTTATTGATTTCGTTCACAAAGTCGGCAAGCTCATGGCGATGTTCCAGGAACCTGCGGATAGTTTCTTGTTGAAGCTGGACAATATGCTGCTGGAAAAAATGAGTATCCAGCGCGCGGATGTCGATGCCGTGGTGGCAGAACGATCTCAGGCTCGGGCGAATAAAGACTTCGCCAAATCCGATGAGCTTCGCAAGAAACTGACTGACATGGGAATTTCCGTTAGCGATACGCCTGAGGGAAGTTTCTGGGAAGTGACGAAGTAA
- a CDS encoding glutamate--tRNA ligase, translating into MSKVRVRFAPSPTGYLHVGGARTALYNYLFAKKNGGDFILRIEDTDEARSTSESLRGVVDDMVWLNLLWKEGVDPVTLKDMGPLGPYKQSERQHIYKEIADKLLKAGKAYYCFMTDAEIEEQREAAIKAGRAPQINSPYQDWTLEQAQKKIAEGGKAVVRFKTRDLKKDYIFNDLVRGEVKFPSDMVGDFVLLRSGGMPVYNFCCVIDDHLMEMSHVFRAEEHLPNTLRQLMIYEAMGWMPPQFGHISLILDDDRQKLSKRKGAVACGQLKQEGYLPSAVLNFIALLGWSHPEGKEIFDVDDMIRTFDISRLQAAGAVFNRVKFRWVNAMHLRALSDAALWKEIQPFLAREHMEFPNDPAWQERSVAAFKPKMETLVDAIELYRPLSDKSFAILPEADEALAWEPTKAVLTAWRDLVQASGKDYLTGDEFLKLQDEVKVKANAKGKNLFQPIRVAVIGQPHGTELKDLVPLIKTSSLVDRANKVLAKIG; encoded by the coding sequence ATGTCTAAAGTTCGTGTTCGCTTTGCTCCTTCTCCGACAGGTTATCTTCACGTTGGCGGTGCTCGTACAGCACTTTACAACTATCTCTTCGCCAAGAAAAATGGCGGTGATTTTATTTTGCGTATCGAAGATACCGACGAGGCCCGCTCCACGTCTGAATCTCTTCGCGGCGTGGTTGATGATATGGTTTGGTTGAACCTGCTTTGGAAAGAGGGCGTTGATCCTGTCACACTCAAAGACATGGGACCTCTCGGGCCTTACAAGCAAAGTGAACGTCAGCATATCTACAAAGAAATTGCCGATAAACTTTTGAAGGCCGGCAAAGCCTACTACTGCTTCATGACCGATGCAGAGATTGAAGAACAGCGTGAAGCCGCGATCAAAGCGGGACGTGCGCCGCAAATCAACTCTCCTTATCAGGATTGGACGCTTGAGCAAGCTCAGAAGAAAATCGCTGAAGGTGGTAAGGCCGTTGTTCGTTTTAAAACCCGTGACCTTAAGAAAGACTATATTTTTAACGACCTCGTTCGTGGCGAAGTGAAATTCCCATCCGATATGGTTGGGGATTTCGTGCTTCTTCGTTCGGGCGGGATGCCGGTTTATAACTTCTGCTGTGTGATCGATGATCATCTGATGGAGATGAGTCATGTCTTCCGTGCGGAAGAACATCTGCCAAATACTTTGCGACAGTTAATGATTTATGAAGCGATGGGGTGGATGCCGCCGCAGTTTGGTCACATTTCATTGATCCTCGATGACGACCGACAAAAACTTTCTAAACGTAAAGGTGCGGTGGCTTGCGGGCAATTGAAACAAGAGGGTTATTTGCCTTCGGCTGTTTTAAACTTCATTGCTCTTTTGGGTTGGTCGCATCCTGAAGGTAAAGAGATCTTCGATGTCGATGACATGATTCGTACTTTTGATATTTCTCGCCTGCAGGCGGCCGGTGCTGTGTTCAACCGTGTGAAGTTCAGATGGGTGAACGCGATGCACTTGCGCGCGCTTTCGGATGCGGCTCTCTGGAAAGAGATTCAACCGTTCCTGGCTCGCGAGCACATGGAGTTCCCGAATGATCCCGCTTGGCAGGAAAGGTCTGTAGCGGCGTTTAAGCCGAAAATGGAAACTCTTGTCGATGCGATCGAGCTTTATAGACCGCTCAGTGACAAATCCTTTGCGATATTGCCGGAAGCAGATGAAGCTTTGGCATGGGAGCCGACAAAAGCTGTTTTGACTGCATGGCGTGATTTGGTTCAGGCCTCAGGCAAAGACTATCTCACGGGGGACGAGTTCTTGAAACTCCAAGACGAAGTGAAGGTAAAAGCCAACGCGAAAGGTAAGAACTTGTTCCAGCCGATTCGTGTTGCTGTGATCGGTCAGCCGCATGGAACTGAATTGAAAGATCTCGTGCCGCTGATTAAGACCTCTTCGTTGGTGGATCGCGCAAATAAAGTCTTGGCAAAGATTGGGTAA
- a CDS encoding CarD family transcriptional regulator, producing MVTFKVGDNAVYPGHGVGRVTAIETKEILGNKQTFYSIQILDTGMKIMIPRDNVESVGLRPIISKEEAGRVVSILRETDVKIDNQTWNRRYREYMEKIKTGSVFEIAEVLRDLFLLKVDKELSFGERKMLDTARTLLLKELTLATSQEELFKEEEVKAIFGVAP from the coding sequence ATGGTGACTTTTAAAGTTGGTGACAATGCGGTTTATCCAGGCCACGGCGTGGGTAGAGTCACGGCGATTGAAACAAAAGAGATCCTCGGTAACAAACAGACTTTTTATTCTATCCAGATTCTTGATACAGGCATGAAGATCATGATCCCGCGTGACAACGTGGAGTCTGTGGGTCTTCGCCCGATCATCTCTAAAGAAGAAGCTGGCCGTGTCGTTAGCATTCTACGCGAAACAGACGTTAAAATCGACAACCAAACTTGGAATCGTCGTTATCGCGAATACATGGAAAAGATTAAAACAGGTTCTGTTTTTGAGATCGCGGAAGTTTTGCGCGACTTGTTCTTGCTGAAAGTTGATAAAGAGTTGAGTTTCGGTGAGCGTAAGATGCTCGATACAGCGCGTACTTTGCTTCTGAAGGAGCTGACTTTGGCGACAAGCCAAGAAGAGCTTTTCAAAGAAGAAGAAGTGAAAGCGATCTTCGGCGTAGCTCCGTAG
- a CDS encoding S8 family serine peptidase, which produces MTAQAGTMLRLNAGTFETKRAESLLSAQMNTPASQDLIVQFKNAITEKDKAELKAIGAEIFGYLPDDALMVRASSAKIQQWRSHANVEAVLPFKPEYKISTNFDPASIFNKEEQTAVLVKTFKATETKDIALAIRNLPQSTVHVADGKSIVAVVPRAMVRNVAAITGVEHVQPYVDMKPMHMTFDDQSGVTAPQGAGDYSDINGYETGTKVMNFDAAWAMGYTGRNQIVSMADTGLDNGEGNLSPDFQGAVVKGYIFGLFSKGWDDPMGHGTHVAGSILGRGTASGGKIHGGAYAATFIPEGMWSPMMKNLTVPSKIQDLFSKAYADGARVHSNSWGAARNFGAYDNYASSVDDFMFNNPDMLIVFAAGNSGVDKNKDGRIDSGSISSPGTAKNALTVGASENLLSTGGIQVPISKLRAAADEWSAEPIYSSYISDNINGVAMFSSRGPTLDGRTKPEIVAPGTNILSNRSHVAGASDLWGAYNADYAYSGGTSMATPLVAGAAAVTRQVLQEKFQIASPSAALLKATLLHTAVDMYPGQYGEVGAARGQELITRRPNSDEGYGRTDVSNVANLTNKTQFVDNRTGVGQGEQVSVTVTLSAPGSILANLVYTDAPASPDAAVALVNDLDLTLTGNGQNVNKNDHVNNNEVIELSNLPAGTYTLTVSGAKVPQGKNGKQPYALVYTAREM; this is translated from the coding sequence ATGACAGCGCAAGCGGGCACGATGCTGCGCTTGAACGCAGGAACTTTCGAAACGAAACGCGCGGAGAGCCTTTTGAGTGCTCAAATGAACACTCCAGCGTCACAAGATTTGATCGTTCAGTTTAAAAACGCCATCACAGAAAAAGACAAAGCGGAGTTGAAAGCCATCGGTGCTGAAATCTTCGGTTATCTTCCTGATGATGCTTTGATGGTTCGTGCTTCCAGCGCGAAAATTCAACAATGGCGTAGCCACGCAAATGTTGAAGCTGTTTTGCCATTCAAACCTGAATACAAAATCAGCACTAACTTCGATCCAGCTTCGATCTTTAATAAAGAAGAACAAACAGCCGTTTTGGTAAAAACATTCAAAGCGACTGAAACAAAAGACATCGCTTTGGCGATCAGAAACTTGCCGCAATCAACAGTTCATGTTGCTGACGGTAAATCCATCGTCGCAGTTGTGCCGCGTGCGATGGTTCGTAATGTTGCAGCCATCACAGGTGTTGAACACGTTCAACCTTACGTCGACATGAAACCAATGCACATGACTTTTGACGATCAAAGTGGCGTGACAGCTCCTCAAGGTGCTGGCGACTACTCTGATATCAATGGTTATGAAACTGGCACGAAAGTGATGAACTTCGACGCTGCTTGGGCGATGGGTTACACAGGTCGCAATCAAATCGTTTCAATGGCTGATACAGGTCTTGATAACGGTGAAGGCAACTTATCTCCGGATTTCCAAGGTGCCGTTGTTAAAGGTTACATCTTCGGTCTTTTCTCTAAAGGTTGGGATGATCCAATGGGACACGGAACTCACGTAGCGGGTTCTATCCTTGGTCGCGGAACGGCTTCTGGTGGTAAAATTCATGGGGGCGCTTACGCAGCGACTTTCATTCCTGAGGGGATGTGGTCTCCGATGATGAAGAACCTCACGGTTCCATCTAAGATCCAAGACTTGTTCTCTAAAGCGTATGCAGACGGTGCGCGCGTTCACTCTAACTCTTGGGGTGCGGCTCGTAACTTCGGTGCTTACGACAACTACGCTTCCAGCGTCGACGATTTCATGTTCAACAATCCTGATATGTTGATCGTATTCGCAGCGGGTAACAGCGGTGTTGATAAAAACAAAGACGGCCGTATCGATTCGGGTTCGATCTCTTCTCCAGGCACAGCGAAGAACGCTTTGACTGTAGGTGCTTCTGAAAATCTGCTCAGCACGGGTGGTATCCAAGTTCCTATCAGCAAATTGCGCGCGGCTGCTGACGAGTGGAGCGCAGAGCCGATCTACAGCTCGTACATTTCTGACAATATCAACGGTGTGGCGATGTTCTCTTCTCGTGGTCCTACGTTGGATGGCCGTACGAAGCCTGAAATCGTGGCTCCAGGTACAAACATTTTGAGCAACCGTTCTCACGTTGCCGGTGCTAGTGATCTTTGGGGTGCTTACAATGCGGACTACGCATACTCTGGCGGTACTTCCATGGCGACGCCTTTGGTGGCTGGTGCTGCAGCAGTGACTCGCCAAGTGCTTCAAGAAAAATTCCAAATCGCAAGTCCATCAGCGGCGTTGTTGAAAGCAACTTTGCTTCACACAGCAGTTGATATGTACCCTGGCCAATACGGCGAAGTCGGTGCAGCTCGCGGTCAAGAATTGATCACACGTCGTCCAAATTCTGATGAAGGTTACGGCCGCACGGATGTTTCAAACGTTGCAAACCTCACGAACAAAACTCAGTTCGTTGATAATAGAACGGGCGTGGGTCAAGGGGAGCAAGTCAGTGTGACTGTAACGCTCTCGGCTCCGGGCTCTATCTTGGCAAACTTGGTTTATACAGATGCTCCCGCTTCTCCGGATGCAGCGGTGGCTTTGGTGAACGACCTTGATTTGACTTTGACTGGGAACGGTCAAAACGTGAACAAGAACGATCACGTGAACAACAATGAAGTCATCGAGCTTTCGAACCTGCCAGCAGGTACTTACACGTTGACAGTGTCTGGTGCGAAAGTGCCTCAAGGTAAAAACGGGAAACAGCCCTACGCTCTGGTTTATACAGCGCGTGAGATGTAA